A single genomic interval of Agromyces cerinus harbors:
- a CDS encoding WXG100 family type VII secretion target, with protein sequence MANLNVSYGELTAKADQLVTGRDEINATLTKLQGQINALVAQGFTTDKASGAFADAYTRFTTGASNTIGGLNDLAMFLRTTATTLGDVDAQIASRLGR encoded by the coding sequence ATGGCGAATCTGAATGTCTCGTACGGCGAGTTGACGGCCAAGGCCGATCAGTTGGTCACGGGTCGCGATGAGATCAACGCGACGTTGACGAAGCTGCAGGGTCAGATCAACGCGCTCGTCGCCCAGGGCTTCACGACCGACAAGGCCTCCGGCGCGTTCGCCGACGCCTACACCCGGTTCACCACCGGTGCATCGAACACGATCGGCGGCTTGAACGACCTCGCCATGTTCCTGCGCACGACGGCGACCACCCTGGGCGACGTCGACGCGCAGATCGCGTCGCGTCTGGGTCGCTGA
- the pdhA gene encoding pyruvate dehydrogenase (acetyl-transferring) E1 component subunit alpha, whose protein sequence is MTPSDRDATGLLTRPDDFVQLVTPTGERHANAEFDPWIADIDLGALGRLYRDMAIVRRIDSEATALQRQGELGLWPPLAGQEAAQIGAGRALRDDDFIFSSYREHALAWVRGVEPAELLSVWRGTAASGWNPFEHGMAVPQIIIGAQALHATGYAMGAAWEGSDAAAISFFGDGATSEGDVNEALVFAASFDAPVVFFCQNNQWAISEPVGLQSKQHLARRADGFGMPGVRVDGNDVLAVLAATRIALDRARRGEGPTFIEAVTYRMGPHTTADDPKRYRTDDELAEWRERDPLARVLALLEASGVDVAGLEREVAADADRAAAELRAAITTIADPAPLTVFDHVYAEPNSHLERQREHYTRYLAMFEDASTEHSTDAAASETAEGGAR, encoded by the coding sequence ATGACCCCATCAGACCGAGACGCCACCGGCCTCTTGACGAGGCCCGACGACTTCGTGCAGCTCGTGACCCCCACGGGCGAACGCCACGCGAACGCGGAGTTCGACCCGTGGATCGCCGACATCGATCTCGGAGCCCTCGGCCGTCTCTACCGCGACATGGCGATCGTGCGGCGCATCGACTCCGAGGCCACGGCCCTGCAGCGTCAGGGCGAGCTCGGGCTCTGGCCGCCGCTGGCCGGGCAGGAGGCCGCGCAGATCGGCGCCGGCCGCGCGCTCCGCGACGACGACTTCATCTTCTCCAGCTACCGGGAGCACGCGCTCGCCTGGGTGCGCGGGGTCGAGCCGGCCGAGCTGCTCTCGGTCTGGCGGGGCACCGCGGCATCGGGCTGGAACCCGTTCGAGCACGGCATGGCCGTGCCGCAGATCATCATCGGCGCCCAGGCCCTGCACGCCACCGGCTACGCCATGGGCGCGGCCTGGGAGGGCTCGGACGCCGCGGCCATCTCGTTCTTCGGCGACGGCGCCACGAGCGAGGGCGACGTCAACGAGGCGCTCGTCTTCGCGGCGAGCTTCGACGCCCCGGTCGTCTTCTTCTGCCAGAACAACCAGTGGGCGATCTCCGAGCCCGTCGGCCTGCAGTCGAAGCAGCACCTCGCCCGCCGCGCCGACGGCTTCGGCATGCCCGGCGTGCGGGTCGACGGCAACGACGTGCTCGCGGTGCTCGCGGCCACCCGCATCGCCCTCGATCGCGCCCGACGCGGCGAAGGCCCGACGTTCATCGAGGCGGTCACGTATCGCATGGGCCCGCACACGACGGCCGACGACCCCAAGCGCTATCGCACCGACGACGAGCTCGCCGAGTGGCGCGAGCGCGACCCGCTCGCACGGGTGCTCGCGCTGCTCGAGGCATCCGGTGTCGACGTCGCCGGCCTCGAGCGCGAGGTGGCGGCCGACGCCGATCGCGCGGCGGCCGAGCTGCGCGCCGCGATCACGACGATCGCCGACCCCGCGCCGCTGACGGTCTTCGACCACGTCTACGCCGAGCCCAACAGCCACCTGGAGCGGCAGCGCGAGCACTACACGCGCTACCTCGCGATGTTCGAGGACGCATCGACGGAGCACAGCACGGATGCCGCGGCATCCGAGACCGCCGAAGGAGGCGCACGATGA
- a CDS encoding FtsK/SpoIIIE domain-containing protein, giving the protein MKLKLTVRQSDAPERDLLVTMDALATIGDLARFLRASDPNRVGDGHRADAPADEPTLRVTAPGASTSQLVNPLATVHESPLRSGCTVDVAEQFDPDATGLPPLVDVEVVSGPDRGRRFSLAAGVNYVGRSAAAQVRLTDEGISRSHATITVGDSVVIADLNSANGVEVDGRHVDRAQLGTRSLVRLGGTELQLRPAGHRRVLGVTSPVEASARVDFVRSPRVEPVYAGRELTAPELPTAAEKPRFPMLAVLAPVVLGAVLFAILQTPITLLFIALSPIIMLGTWIDGVVQARRRRRDEAARFESGLETLGQELDEETRIERRARLAESPSGVAIAGDIRERGPLLWTRKAEHVTFLDVRFGTGALPSRSTVAPPTRTHAAADEWNRVMQVIDRHRTIEGVPVVENLDRAGAIGVAGDSPFALGAARALILQLAALHSPADIVLTAIGGPASAQEWAWLKWLPHVDSPHSPLRGALADEFASAASLLAELEELVGRRRAAGSGRGERVRSRLTDAAATSRADDAVDREPATPAVVVLVLGDAPADTGRLVALGEDGADYGVHLIWLARDARALPVVCRTFLDVDDTGRTTVGFVRQGRSVELAATEAFSAREAGEFARLLAPLEDVGAPVLDESDLPRSVAFLDLFDEAVADDADAVLVRWAKNDSLRAAWTPGERREPGGIRALVGQGPTDPFYLDLRRHGPHALVGGTTGSGKSEFLQTWILGIATEYSPDRVTFLLVDYKGGAAFAECVDLPHTVGLVTDLNAHLVRRALTSLRAELKHREQLLNAKGAKDLETLESRSDPDAPPALVIVIDEFAALAAEVPEFVDGVIDVAQRGRSLGLHLVMATQRPAGVIKDSLRANTNLRVALRVADEADSLDVLGTDRAAHFDPATPGRAASKLGPGRVHDFQTAFLGGWTNADASTASDIEAAELVFGRGQRLTPGSRARADGPRVDEPRDIERLVRTIGRTATASRLAVPRRPWLDQLLPVIDLASIPVARDGTVAVGLLDEPETQRQVPLALDFDRTGNLAVFGASGSGKSAALRTVAIAASMGAAQHPVRVYGLDFAGGALASLESLPTVGSIIDGGDVERVARLIRHLTELVDVRAAKFARHRAASLAEYRARSADLAEPRVIVLLDGMSAFRAEHEFGQGGRLFDAFTRILTAGRQLGVHVVVSADRIAAFPSALLAAVQQRLTLRLASPADYSMAGVPDDVLDDAPPGRGLLGGHEVQLGVVGGSTELGSQAAATELLAARLRQGGVRPVAEIERLPERIDRALLPATVDGRPAVGISDETLGPVGIPLDGLFVVTGPFGSGRTTAMRTMLQAVRETRPELTPYLVVARRSALIDATDWAEASADADEAESLATRLAAALELPHAERDRDRLIVIENVGDFEGLGAEVAVARLLKAARRAEVAVLVEADTVTAVAAWQIHSELKTARAGIVLQPEETDGIALFRVQFPRVTRADFPVGRGILVEAGRVMRVQLALPDADTTTEPSTRRGRRTSSTAS; this is encoded by the coding sequence GTGAAGCTGAAGCTCACCGTGCGGCAGTCGGATGCGCCGGAGCGCGACCTGCTCGTCACCATGGACGCGCTCGCGACGATCGGCGACCTCGCCCGGTTCCTCCGCGCGAGCGACCCGAACCGCGTGGGTGACGGGCATCGGGCCGATGCGCCTGCCGACGAGCCGACGCTCCGGGTCACCGCGCCGGGCGCCAGCACCTCGCAACTGGTCAACCCGCTCGCGACGGTGCACGAGTCGCCCCTGCGCTCGGGCTGCACCGTCGACGTCGCCGAGCAGTTCGACCCCGATGCCACCGGCCTCCCGCCGCTCGTCGACGTCGAGGTCGTCTCCGGTCCCGATCGAGGGCGGCGATTCTCCCTCGCGGCCGGGGTGAACTACGTGGGTCGAAGCGCCGCCGCGCAGGTGCGGCTCACCGACGAGGGCATCTCCCGCAGCCACGCGACGATCACCGTCGGCGACTCCGTCGTGATCGCCGACCTCAACTCGGCGAACGGCGTCGAAGTCGACGGTCGCCACGTCGACCGGGCGCAGCTCGGCACCCGATCGCTCGTGCGGCTCGGCGGCACCGAGCTGCAGCTGCGCCCGGCGGGTCATCGCCGAGTGCTCGGCGTGACGTCGCCCGTCGAGGCATCCGCTCGTGTGGACTTCGTGCGCTCGCCGCGGGTCGAACCCGTCTATGCCGGCCGTGAGCTCACCGCACCCGAGCTGCCCACGGCAGCCGAGAAGCCGCGTTTCCCGATGCTCGCGGTGCTCGCGCCGGTGGTGCTCGGCGCGGTGCTGTTCGCCATCCTCCAGACCCCGATCACGCTCCTCTTCATCGCCCTCTCGCCGATCATCATGCTCGGTACCTGGATCGACGGGGTGGTGCAGGCGCGTCGACGACGTCGCGACGAAGCGGCCAGGTTCGAGTCCGGTCTCGAGACCCTCGGGCAGGAGCTCGACGAGGAGACGCGCATCGAGCGCCGGGCACGGCTGGCGGAGTCGCCGTCGGGCGTGGCCATCGCCGGCGACATCCGCGAGCGCGGGCCGCTGCTGTGGACGCGCAAGGCGGAGCACGTCACCTTCCTCGACGTGCGCTTCGGCACCGGCGCGCTCCCGAGTCGCAGCACCGTCGCGCCGCCGACGCGCACCCATGCAGCCGCCGACGAGTGGAACCGGGTCATGCAGGTCATCGACCGGCATCGCACCATCGAGGGCGTGCCCGTCGTCGAGAACCTCGATCGGGCAGGCGCGATCGGCGTCGCCGGCGACAGCCCGTTCGCTCTCGGTGCCGCGCGAGCGCTCATCCTGCAGCTCGCGGCACTGCACTCGCCCGCCGACATCGTGCTCACGGCGATCGGCGGTCCGGCATCGGCGCAGGAGTGGGCATGGCTGAAGTGGCTGCCGCACGTCGACTCGCCGCACAGTCCGCTGCGTGGAGCGCTCGCCGACGAGTTCGCATCGGCGGCGTCGCTGCTCGCCGAACTCGAGGAGCTCGTCGGGCGCAGGCGAGCAGCGGGTTCCGGGCGCGGTGAGCGCGTGCGCTCGAGACTCACGGATGCGGCCGCCACGAGCCGCGCCGACGACGCCGTGGATCGCGAACCGGCGACCCCGGCCGTCGTCGTGCTCGTGCTCGGCGATGCGCCGGCCGACACCGGACGGCTCGTCGCGCTCGGCGAGGACGGTGCCGACTACGGCGTGCACCTGATCTGGCTCGCTCGCGACGCCAGAGCCCTGCCGGTGGTGTGCCGCACCTTCCTCGACGTCGACGACACCGGCCGCACGACCGTCGGATTCGTACGTCAGGGCCGCAGCGTCGAACTCGCGGCGACCGAGGCGTTCAGCGCCCGCGAGGCGGGGGAGTTCGCGCGGCTCCTCGCGCCCCTCGAAGACGTCGGCGCCCCCGTGCTCGACGAGTCCGACCTGCCGCGATCGGTGGCGTTCCTCGACCTCTTCGACGAGGCTGTCGCCGACGACGCCGACGCCGTGCTCGTGCGCTGGGCGAAGAACGACAGCCTCAGGGCGGCGTGGACGCCCGGGGAGCGGCGCGAGCCCGGAGGCATCCGCGCCCTCGTCGGCCAGGGCCCCACCGACCCGTTCTACCTCGATCTGCGCCGCCACGGCCCTCACGCGCTCGTCGGCGGCACGACCGGCTCGGGCAAGTCGGAGTTCCTGCAGACCTGGATCCTCGGCATCGCCACGGAGTACTCGCCCGACCGGGTCACCTTCCTGCTCGTCGACTACAAGGGCGGCGCCGCCTTCGCCGAGTGCGTCGACCTGCCGCACACCGTCGGACTCGTCACCGACCTCAACGCCCACCTCGTGCGCCGCGCGCTCACCTCCCTTCGCGCCGAGCTGAAGCATCGCGAGCAGCTGCTGAACGCCAAGGGCGCCAAAGACCTCGAGACGCTCGAGTCGCGTTCCGATCCGGATGCCCCGCCGGCCCTCGTGATCGTCATCGACGAGTTCGCCGCGCTCGCCGCCGAGGTGCCGGAGTTCGTCGACGGCGTCATCGACGTCGCCCAGCGCGGCCGCTCGCTCGGCCTGCACCTCGTGATGGCGACGCAGCGGCCCGCCGGCGTGATCAAGGACAGCCTCCGCGCCAACACGAACCTGCGCGTCGCCCTCCGGGTCGCCGACGAGGCCGACAGCCTCGACGTGCTCGGCACCGACCGTGCCGCCCACTTCGACCCGGCGACGCCCGGACGCGCCGCGTCCAAGCTCGGCCCGGGACGCGTCCACGACTTCCAGACGGCCTTCCTCGGCGGGTGGACGAACGCGGATGCCTCGACCGCGAGCGACATCGAGGCCGCCGAGCTGGTGTTCGGTCGCGGGCAGCGGCTGACTCCCGGGTCCCGTGCCCGCGCCGACGGCCCGCGGGTCGACGAGCCGCGGGACATCGAGCGGCTCGTGCGCACGATCGGGCGCACTGCGACGGCGAGCCGGCTCGCCGTCCCTCGGCGTCCGTGGCTCGACCAGTTGCTCCCGGTCATCGATCTCGCGAGCATCCCGGTCGCGCGCGACGGCACCGTCGCCGTCGGCCTGCTCGACGAGCCCGAGACGCAGCGACAGGTGCCGCTCGCACTCGATTTCGATCGCACCGGAAACCTCGCGGTGTTCGGCGCCAGCGGCTCGGGCAAGAGCGCGGCGCTGCGCACCGTCGCGATCGCGGCGTCGATGGGCGCCGCGCAGCACCCGGTCAGGGTCTACGGCCTCGACTTCGCAGGAGGCGCGCTCGCCAGCCTCGAGTCGCTGCCGACGGTGGGGTCGATCATCGACGGCGGCGACGTCGAGCGCGTGGCCCGACTCATCCGTCACCTCACCGAACTCGTCGACGTGCGTGCCGCGAAGTTCGCCCGTCATCGTGCCGCCTCGCTCGCCGAGTACCGCGCCCGCTCGGCCGACCTCGCCGAACCGCGGGTGATCGTGCTGCTCGACGGCATGAGCGCCTTCCGTGCGGAGCACGAGTTCGGTCAGGGCGGCCGGTTGTTCGACGCGTTCACGCGAATCCTCACGGCGGGCCGGCAGCTCGGCGTGCACGTGGTGGTCTCGGCCGACCGCATCGCCGCGTTCCCTTCGGCGCTGCTCGCCGCTGTGCAGCAGCGGTTGACGCTGCGGCTGGCATCGCCCGCCGACTACTCGATGGCGGGCGTGCCCGACGACGTGCTCGACGACGCCCCGCCCGGGCGGGGCCTGCTCGGCGGACACGAGGTGCAGCTCGGGGTGGTCGGCGGCTCGACCGAGCTCGGCTCCCAGGCCGCGGCGACGGAGCTGCTGGCCGCACGACTGCGGCAGGGCGGCGTGCGGCCGGTCGCCGAGATCGAGCGGCTTCCCGAGCGCATCGACCGTGCGCTGCTTCCGGCCACCGTCGACGGACGTCCGGCGGTGGGCATCAGCGACGAGACGCTCGGTCCGGTGGGGATCCCGCTCGACGGCCTGTTCGTCGTCACCGGGCCATTCGGCTCGGGGCGCACGACCGCGATGCGCACGATGCTCCAGGCCGTGCGCGAGACGCGGCCCGAACTCACCCCGTACCTCGTGGTCGCCCGGCGCTCGGCGCTCATCGATGCGACCGACTGGGCAGAGGCATCCGCCGACGCCGACGAAGCGGAATCGCTCGCGACCCGGCTCGCCGCGGCACTCGAACTGCCGCATGCCGAGCGTGATCGCGACCGACTCATCGTCATCGAGAACGTCGGCGACTTCGAGGGGCTCGGTGCCGAGGTCGCCGTCGCCCGACTGTTGAAGGCGGCCCGTCGCGCCGAGGTGGCGGTGCTCGTCGAAGCCGACACGGTCACGGCGGTCGCGGCATGGCAGATCCACTCCGAGCTCAAGACGGCACGCGCGGGCATCGTGCTGCAGCCCGAGGAGACCGACGGCATCGCGCTGTTCCGCGTGCAGTTCCCGCGCGTCACCCGCGCGGACTTCCCGGTCGGCCGCGGCATCCTCGTCGAGGCCGGTCGGGTCATGCGGGTGCAGCTCGCGCTGCCCGACGCGGACACCACGACGGAGCCGTCGACACGTCGTGGGCGACGCACCTCGAGCACGGCGTCGTGA
- a CDS encoding dihydrolipoamide acetyltransferase family protein, with amino-acid sequence MIRDFPLPDLGEGLTESELVAWRVSVGDRVELNQIIADVETAKAVVELPSPYAGVITALHAAEGETIDVGAPLFSCDTGEPDASSPAAGAASPSSQPAPAAPASSSAGADVVAEAAPGPNLVGYGAAAETGPKRRARRSALVADLVPAVPESPADATAAEAAQGPAAATARTERPRSTPPVRKLARDLGLDLEAIDGSGERGLITRDDVERAASALAMPVPDDVSSLIAGAPVAAGAAPAETRIPIKGVRKHTAAAMVRSAFTAPHVTEFLTVDVTATMELLRGLRDDRAFAGRKVTPLTVVAKAVCIAARRTPEVNSRWDEEAQEIVRFGGVNLGIAAATERGLVVPNVKGAERMTLIELADAIAALAETARAGRTSPADLSGGTISITNIGVFGIDAGTPILNPGEAAILAMGAVRRQPWEHRGEIALREIMTLSLSFDHRLVDGAQGSRFLADVGAILREPGVALTMA; translated from the coding sequence ATGATCCGCGACTTCCCGCTGCCCGACCTCGGCGAGGGCCTCACCGAGTCCGAGCTCGTCGCCTGGCGCGTCTCCGTCGGCGATCGCGTCGAGCTGAACCAGATCATCGCCGACGTCGAGACCGCGAAGGCCGTCGTCGAGCTGCCGTCGCCGTATGCGGGCGTCATCACGGCGCTGCATGCGGCCGAGGGGGAGACGATCGACGTCGGCGCCCCGCTCTTCTCCTGCGACACCGGCGAACCGGATGCCTCGAGCCCGGCCGCGGGCGCCGCGTCGCCCTCCTCCCAGCCCGCCCCGGCGGCGCCGGCCTCGTCGAGTGCCGGCGCAGACGTCGTGGCCGAGGCCGCACCCGGGCCGAACCTCGTCGGCTACGGCGCCGCGGCCGAGACCGGCCCGAAGCGACGCGCACGCCGCTCGGCGCTCGTCGCCGACCTCGTGCCCGCGGTGCCCGAATCGCCGGCCGACGCGACCGCCGCCGAGGCCGCTCAGGGGCCCGCCGCGGCAACGGCGCGCACCGAACGTCCGCGGTCGACGCCGCCCGTGCGCAAGCTCGCCCGCGATCTCGGGCTCGACCTCGAGGCGATCGACGGCAGCGGCGAGCGCGGCCTGATCACCCGCGACGATGTCGAGCGCGCGGCATCCGCTCTCGCGATGCCGGTGCCCGACGACGTGTCGTCGCTGATCGCCGGAGCGCCGGTCGCGGCCGGCGCAGCGCCCGCCGAGACGCGGATCCCGATCAAGGGGGTGCGCAAGCACACCGCCGCGGCGATGGTGCGGAGCGCGTTCACCGCGCCGCACGTGACCGAGTTCCTGACCGTCGACGTGACGGCCACGATGGAGCTGCTCCGCGGGTTGCGCGACGATCGCGCGTTCGCGGGCCGCAAGGTGACGCCGCTCACGGTCGTCGCCAAGGCTGTGTGCATCGCCGCCCGTCGCACGCCCGAGGTCAACTCGCGGTGGGACGAGGAGGCGCAGGAGATCGTGCGGTTCGGCGGCGTGAACCTCGGCATCGCGGCCGCGACCGAGCGCGGTCTCGTCGTGCCCAACGTGAAGGGCGCCGAGCGGATGACCCTGATCGAACTGGCCGACGCGATCGCCGCGCTCGCCGAGACCGCGCGTGCCGGGCGCACGAGTCCGGCCGATCTCTCGGGAGGCACGATCTCGATCACGAACATCGGGGTCTTCGGCATCGACGCGGGTACGCCGATCCTGAACCCCGGGGAGGCGGCGATCCTCGCGATGGGCGCGGTGCGCCGTCAGCCCTGGGAGCACCGCGGCGAGATCGCCCTGCGCGAGATCATGACGCTGTCGTTGTCGTTCGACCACCGTCTGGTCGACGGCGCACAGGGGTCGAGGTTCCTCGCCGACGTCGGCGCGATCCTTCGCGAGCCGGGTGTCGCGCTGACCATGGCGTGA
- a CDS encoding alpha-ketoacid dehydrogenase subunit beta: MTTLTLAKALNAGLRRALADDDKVVLMGEDIGTLGGVFRVTDGLKAEFGAKRVVDTPLSEAGIVGTAVGLAYRGFRPVIEIQFDGFIYPGFDQIVAQVAKLHYRSRGNVRMPITIRVPFGGGIGAAEHHSESPEAYFAHTAGLRVVACSNPADAYLMVRQAIASDDPVLFFEPKRRYHVKGEVDETASLADARPMGVATTVTTGSDVTLVTYGALVQTARDVATAAAEDGVSIEVIDLRSLAPVDYATVEASVRRTGRLVITHEAGQQGGVGAELAASITERCFEFLEAAPVRVTGHDIPYPPAKLERHHLPDLDRILDGVDRVLGRPNSLSGVEA; encoded by the coding sequence ATGACCACGCTCACTCTCGCGAAGGCCCTCAACGCCGGACTCCGACGCGCGCTCGCCGACGACGACAAGGTCGTGCTCATGGGCGAGGACATCGGCACGCTCGGCGGCGTGTTCCGCGTCACCGACGGGCTGAAGGCCGAGTTCGGGGCGAAGCGGGTCGTCGACACACCGTTGTCGGAGGCCGGCATCGTCGGCACCGCCGTCGGGCTCGCGTACCGCGGCTTCCGTCCCGTCATCGAGATCCAGTTCGACGGCTTCATCTACCCGGGGTTCGACCAGATCGTCGCGCAGGTCGCCAAGCTGCACTACCGCTCTCGCGGGAACGTCCGCATGCCGATCACGATCCGCGTGCCGTTCGGCGGCGGCATCGGCGCGGCCGAGCACCACTCCGAGTCGCCCGAGGCGTACTTCGCGCACACGGCCGGCCTGCGGGTCGTGGCGTGCTCGAACCCGGCCGACGCGTACCTGATGGTGCGACAGGCGATCGCGAGCGACGACCCGGTGCTGTTCTTCGAGCCGAAGCGGCGCTACCACGTGAAGGGCGAGGTCGACGAGACGGCCAGCCTCGCCGACGCCCGGCCGATGGGCGTCGCGACGACCGTGACGACCGGCAGCGACGTGACCCTCGTGACGTACGGAGCGCTCGTGCAGACCGCGCGCGACGTCGCGACCGCGGCCGCCGAAGACGGGGTGTCGATCGAGGTGATCGACCTGCGCTCGCTCGCACCCGTCGACTACGCGACCGTCGAGGCGTCCGTGCGACGCACCGGCCGGCTCGTGATCACCCACGAGGCGGGCCAGCAGGGCGGGGTGGGCGCCGAGCTCGCCGCCTCGATCACCGAGCGGTGCTTCGAGTTCCTCGAGGCCGCACCCGTGCGCGTCACCGGGCACGACATCCCGTACCCGCCCGCGAAGCTCGAACGGCACCACCTGCCCGACCTCGACCGCATCCTCGACGGGGTCGACCGGGTGCTCGGCCGGCCGAACTCGCTGAGCGGGGTGGAGGCGTGA
- a CDS encoding 4a-hydroxytetrahydrobiopterin dehydratase, producing the protein MDARTILSPSEIADDLAGTAFAHVDDHLVGVFRTADFATAVRLLDAVAVVADELNHHPDVRLGWGRVEFELTSHDVGGVTSRDVALAGRIGEISAEQGARPGA; encoded by the coding sequence ATGGACGCTCGCACCATCCTCTCGCCGTCGGAGATCGCCGATGACCTCGCCGGTACCGCCTTCGCCCACGTCGACGACCACCTCGTGGGCGTCTTCCGCACGGCCGACTTCGCGACCGCGGTCCGGCTGCTCGACGCCGTCGCAGTCGTCGCCGACGAGCTGAACCACCACCCCGACGTGCGGCTCGGCTGGGGCCGCGTCGAGTTCGAGCTCACCTCGCACGACGTCGGCGGGGTGACCTCGCGAGACGTCGCCCTCGCCGGGCGCATCGGCGAGATCTCCGCCGAGCAGGGCGCCCGACCCGGGGCCTGA
- a CDS encoding Lrp/AsnC family transcriptional regulator, whose amino-acid sequence MTGYDAVDKALLTALAPDPRATVVALADRLGLSRNTVQARMARLEASGAFLSFERSMDPAPLGYPIEAFISVHVRQKLLGDVVDEIGRIPEVIQAHGLSGAIDLLVRVVCRDAHDLFRIDGEILAIDGVERTETSLAMGELIPYRLAPLLER is encoded by the coding sequence ATGACCGGTTACGACGCTGTCGACAAGGCGCTGCTGACGGCGCTCGCCCCCGACCCGAGGGCGACCGTGGTGGCGCTCGCCGACCGTCTCGGGCTCTCACGCAACACCGTGCAGGCGCGCATGGCGCGCCTCGAGGCATCCGGCGCCTTCCTCTCGTTCGAGCGCAGCATGGACCCGGCGCCGCTCGGCTACCCGATCGAGGCGTTCATCTCGGTGCACGTGCGCCAGAAGCTGCTCGGCGACGTCGTCGACGAGATCGGGCGCATCCCCGAGGTCATCCAGGCGCACGGGCTCTCTGGGGCGATCGACCTGCTCGTGCGGGTGGTCTGCCGCGACGCGCACGACCTCTTCCGCATCGACGGCGAGATCCTCGCGATCGACGGCGTCGAGCGCACCGAGACCTCGCTCGCGATGGGCGAGCTCATCCCCTACCGGCTCGCCCCGTTGCTCGAGCGCTGA